One Endozoicomonas gorgoniicola DNA window includes the following coding sequences:
- a CDS encoding MFS transporter → MPEGYSRTQHERYSRLRLQVLGGAFLGYSAYYLVRKNFVLAMPDLISQGYSKTELGMALCALSLSYGISNFVMGTFADRLDVRKLMPLCLILSGGVSLLIGFMPILQFPLMVMVCLMALNGCMQAAGWPCSAKLIAHWFVRQERGTAMSIWSLSQNAGCGLLGPLSILALALFCDWQSLFYFPASIAIVMAIGCYFMLRDSPQQCGLPLHSPELAEEHEIKHQRSSFRQSFRLFCQHCLKLPPIWILAVVNACIYFVRYGVIDWAPVYLQESKGFSFNTSSWAFFAFEYAAIPGTLICGYLSDKHFRGQRAPVNALFTTMVLISILCYWQCPAGNTTYAMLSMIATGFLVYGPVMLVHVHIIDLVPLPFAATAAGFISLFGYIFGATSANLLLGKVLDHYGWDACFELLAAACALALILLLLLWMWENMHPNPDAPFSQQAQPATIPITTEKNSGDKKGFRRLLSAAFFPGTSAGGRSRRHCSGNKLLCRRTQYSLKTLLIYLSKRRSG, encoded by the coding sequence GTGCCTGAGGGATATTCAAGGACACAACACGAACGATACTCAAGATTACGCCTGCAAGTTCTTGGTGGCGCATTTCTGGGTTACTCCGCTTATTACCTGGTACGAAAAAACTTTGTTCTGGCTATGCCTGATCTTATCAGTCAGGGATACAGTAAAACCGAACTGGGAATGGCACTGTGCGCTCTGTCGCTGAGCTATGGCATCAGCAACTTTGTTATGGGTACCTTTGCTGACCGACTGGATGTCCGTAAACTGATGCCGCTGTGCCTGATACTGTCGGGGGGCGTCTCACTGTTAATAGGCTTTATGCCTATCCTGCAATTCCCGCTGATGGTCATGGTATGCCTGATGGCTCTGAATGGCTGCATGCAGGCGGCTGGCTGGCCGTGCAGCGCAAAACTGATCGCTCACTGGTTTGTGCGTCAGGAACGGGGAACAGCCATGAGTATATGGAGCCTGTCGCAAAATGCCGGATGTGGTTTGCTGGGGCCTCTCTCGATACTGGCTCTCGCCCTGTTTTGTGACTGGCAAAGCCTTTTTTACTTTCCTGCCTCCATTGCCATAGTGATGGCTATTGGCTGCTATTTCATGTTGAGAGACAGTCCGCAACAGTGCGGACTGCCGCTCCATTCACCAGAGCTGGCAGAAGAACATGAAATCAAACATCAACGGTCGTCTTTCAGACAATCCTTCCGACTTTTCTGCCAGCATTGCCTGAAGCTTCCGCCAATATGGATTCTTGCCGTCGTCAATGCCTGCATTTACTTCGTTCGCTACGGCGTCATCGACTGGGCTCCCGTCTACCTTCAGGAATCCAAAGGCTTCAGTTTCAATACCTCCAGCTGGGCATTTTTTGCGTTTGAATACGCTGCTATCCCCGGCACCCTGATCTGTGGTTATCTGAGCGACAAACACTTCAGGGGACAGCGAGCCCCTGTCAACGCCTTGTTTACGACAATGGTTCTGATTTCCATCCTGTGTTACTGGCAATGCCCGGCGGGCAACACGACATACGCCATGCTGTCCATGATTGCCACAGGGTTTCTGGTTTATGGTCCTGTCATGCTGGTGCATGTGCATATAATTGACTTGGTACCTCTCCCGTTTGCTGCCACCGCAGCCGGTTTTATTAGCCTTTTCGGCTATATATTTGGCGCTACATCAGCCAACCTGCTGCTGGGAAAAGTACTCGACCATTATGGCTGGGATGCCTGCTTTGAACTGCTTGCAGCAGCCTGCGCCCTGGCGCTGATACTCCTGCTATTGCTATGGATGTGGGAAAACATGCACCCCAACCCTGATGCACCGTTCTCTCAACAGGCACAGCCTGCAACGATCCCAATAACAACGGAAAAAAATTCTGGCGATAAGAAAGGGTTTCGCAGACTGTTGTCAGCTGCGTTTTTCCCCGGAACGTCTGCCGGAGGAAGGTCTAGAAGACATTGCTCAGGTAATAAACTGTTGTGTCGGAGAACTCAGTACTCGCTTAAGACCCTGCTTATCTACCTTTCCAAGAGGCGTTCTGGGTAA
- a CDS encoding AMP-binding protein, whose amino-acid sequence MPFLSQLIGHPADSVAVIDETGEHTYGELLEQARALSSVLKQKADADHPFVAFLAGRDAVSVVSLLAIWLAGGIAVPLDPLMPVPEWEWRIRDVDAKYLVYAPDSEADARYLMQRCGINILQATGYEAAPPGLMALDPQKGAVVIYTSGTSRYPRGVVHTFGSVEAQVKTLCQAWQWSPEDRLLHVLPIAHIHGLVCGLLCTLAAGASCLLMPAFKTEKVWEQLASRKFTLFTAVPTIYRYMLDAWDKSSEVQQHRWQDGARTLRLAIVGSSPLPPSVHSQWLKLADKPLLTRYGLTEAGMVLSQQEHGERRPECLGSPLPGVSVRLVDESGNEVNDVGELEVRSPQMFKGYHGKADLNQKAFNQGWFRTGDMAMLDQGQYRLLGKRSIDIIKTGGYRVSALEIEARLDAHPGIQECAILGTPCDRLGEAICACVVPVSRHINLKEIRDWLCTEVASYKLPTKMTLLEQLPRTPLGKVDKQGLKRVLSSPTQQFIT is encoded by the coding sequence ATGCCGTTTCTGTCACAGCTTATTGGCCACCCTGCTGACAGTGTTGCTGTCATCGATGAAACAGGCGAACACACCTACGGAGAGTTACTCGAACAGGCCAGAGCCCTTTCTTCAGTATTGAAACAGAAGGCTGATGCAGACCACCCGTTTGTTGCATTTCTGGCAGGACGTGATGCTGTTTCAGTGGTTTCATTACTGGCTATCTGGCTGGCAGGGGGTATTGCAGTACCGCTCGATCCTCTTATGCCGGTTCCTGAGTGGGAATGGCGTATTCGGGATGTTGATGCGAAGTATCTGGTTTACGCGCCTGACAGCGAAGCTGATGCCCGTTACCTGATGCAGCGCTGTGGAATAAACATTCTGCAAGCGACCGGGTATGAGGCAGCCCCGCCTGGTCTTATGGCTCTGGATCCGCAGAAAGGTGCGGTTGTTATTTATACCAGTGGTACCAGTCGATATCCGAGAGGTGTCGTTCATACCTTTGGGTCTGTCGAAGCCCAGGTAAAAACATTGTGTCAGGCGTGGCAATGGTCACCTGAAGACAGGCTGTTACATGTTCTGCCCATTGCCCATATCCATGGGCTGGTTTGTGGGCTGTTATGTACGCTGGCAGCAGGAGCCAGTTGTCTGCTTATGCCTGCCTTTAAAACTGAAAAGGTGTGGGAGCAGCTTGCCAGCCGAAAGTTTACGCTGTTTACCGCCGTTCCTACAATTTACCGCTATATGCTTGATGCCTGGGACAAGTCTTCTGAAGTACAACAGCATCGCTGGCAGGACGGAGCAAGAACGCTCCGGCTGGCGATTGTTGGGTCATCCCCACTGCCTCCCTCCGTTCACAGTCAATGGTTGAAGTTGGCCGATAAGCCACTTTTGACACGATATGGACTCACCGAAGCTGGCATGGTGTTATCACAACAGGAACATGGAGAGCGCCGACCTGAGTGTCTTGGCAGTCCTTTACCAGGCGTCAGTGTTCGTCTGGTGGACGAAAGCGGCAATGAAGTCAATGATGTTGGCGAACTGGAAGTACGGAGCCCGCAAATGTTCAAGGGTTACCACGGTAAGGCTGACCTGAACCAGAAGGCGTTTAACCAAGGCTGGTTTCGAACTGGTGATATGGCGATGCTGGACCAGGGACAGTATCGTCTTTTAGGTAAACGCAGTATTGATATCATCAAAACCGGTGGTTACAGGGTCTCTGCCCTCGAAATTGAAGCCAGGCTGGACGCTCACCCCGGTATACAGGAGTGTGCCATTCTCGGAACCCCCTGTGACCGGCTTGGTGAAGCGATTTGTGCCTGTGTTGTGCCTGTATCAAGGCATATTAATCTCAAGGAGATCCGGGATTGGTTATGTACGGAAGTAGCGTCTTACAAGCTACCTACTAAAATGACCCTGCTGGAACAATTACCCAGAACGCCTCTTGGAAAGGTAGATAAGCAGGGTCTTAAGCGAGTACTGAGTTCTCCGACACAACAGTTTATTACCTGA